From Pusillibacter faecalis, one genomic window encodes:
- a CDS encoding ArsR/SmtB family transcription factor — MEDRYTVECCDDTCPHQDILSRVQRAIPDEDTLYDLTELFRIFGDSTRVRILYVLFESEMCVCDIAELLGMTQSAISHQLRALKNARLVKARREGKTVFYALADDHVKTIIDQGLEHVLE, encoded by the coding sequence ATGGAAGACCGTTATACGGTGGAGTGCTGCGACGACACCTGCCCCCATCAGGACATCCTGAGCCGTGTCCAGCGGGCTATTCCGGACGAGGATACCCTGTATGACCTGACAGAGCTGTTCCGCATCTTCGGAGATTCCACCCGGGTGCGCATTCTCTATGTTCTGTTTGAGTCGGAGATGTGCGTGTGCGATATTGCGGAGCTGCTGGGAATGACCCAGTCCGCCATCTCCCACCAGCTGCGGGCACTGAAAAATGCCCGGCTGGTCAAGGCCCGGCGGGAGGGGAAGACCGTTTTTTACGCCCTGGCGGACGACCATGTGAAAACCATCATCGACCAGGGGCTGGAGCACGTGCTGGAATAA
- a CDS encoding heavy-metal-associated domain-containing protein: MKKRFHLSDLDCAHCAAKMEDAIRKIDGVHSASVNFLSQKLSIDADDARFDGIMREVVAVCKKVEPDCVIHL; this comes from the coding sequence ATGAAAAAGCGTTTTCATCTCTCGGACCTGGACTGTGCCCACTGCGCTGCAAAAATGGAGGACGCCATTCGGAAAATTGACGGCGTTCACAGCGCCAGCGTCAACTTCCTCAGTCAGAAACTGAGCATCGACGCCGATGACGCCCGCTTCGACGGCATCATGCGGGAAGTGGTGGCAGTTTGCAAGAAGGTGGAGCCGGACTGCGTCATCCACCTGTAA
- a CDS encoding MATE family efflux transporter, giving the protein MDNKLAREFHTGSLIRFALPNIVMMVFMSLYTIVDGMFISRLVGTLALSAVNMSYPLSSLQLALGIMLGTGGSAVIAREMGEGKDALAREDFSCIVAVALGTGVVFALAGNFFLGPILELLGTSEVQMPYTVEYTRILLWFAPAMFLQTVFQVLFVTAGKPTLGLGTTVAGGISNVVLDYLFMAPLHSGVAGAAIATGIGYCIPAAAGLWYFCRPRDSALWFTRFHPRRRMLLQTCGNGSSEMVSNIATAITTFLFNILFLRFWGEDGVASITIAMYFQFVFTAVFFGFSMGVAPVISYKYGAQDADQLKKIFRICLWFTIFCSVGAYALSRVVIAPSLTLFTDPDSTVFAITMDGFPIYAVSFLLMGISIFASALFTALSNGLVSAVISFARTFLFLVGMLMLLPELWGETGIWLAVPAAEGLGVLVSVGFLLWGRRVYQYGASRSEKT; this is encoded by the coding sequence CTCTTTGATTCGATTTGCGCTGCCCAACATCGTGATGATGGTGTTTATGTCCCTTTATACCATTGTGGACGGCATGTTTATCTCCCGTCTGGTGGGGACGCTGGCACTGTCCGCTGTCAATATGTCCTATCCCCTCAGCTCCTTGCAGCTGGCCCTTGGCATCATGCTGGGTACCGGCGGCAGCGCTGTGATCGCCCGGGAGATGGGCGAGGGAAAGGATGCCCTGGCAAGAGAGGATTTCTCCTGCATTGTCGCGGTGGCTCTTGGAACCGGCGTTGTATTTGCCCTGGCGGGAAATTTCTTTCTGGGTCCTATTCTCGAGTTGCTGGGGACCAGTGAGGTCCAGATGCCCTACACTGTGGAATACACCCGGATTCTCCTGTGGTTTGCCCCGGCCATGTTTTTGCAGACGGTCTTTCAGGTGCTTTTCGTCACGGCTGGAAAGCCCACACTGGGCCTTGGAACCACCGTGGCGGGCGGAATCAGCAATGTGGTGCTGGACTATCTCTTCATGGCGCCCCTTCACAGCGGTGTGGCAGGCGCCGCCATCGCCACCGGCATCGGCTACTGCATTCCGGCGGCGGCGGGCCTCTGGTACTTCTGCCGGCCCAGGGACAGTGCCCTCTGGTTCACCCGCTTTCATCCCCGGCGGCGGATGCTGCTGCAAACCTGTGGAAACGGCTCTTCGGAAATGGTCAGCAATATTGCAACTGCCATAACCACATTTCTCTTCAATATTCTATTTCTCCGCTTTTGGGGAGAGGACGGCGTTGCCTCCATCACAATTGCCATGTATTTTCAGTTCGTATTCACAGCGGTGTTCTTCGGCTTTTCCATGGGGGTGGCCCCGGTGATCAGCTATAAGTATGGAGCCCAGGATGCGGATCAACTGAAAAAAATTTTCCGCATTTGCCTCTGGTTCACGATTTTCTGCTCTGTGGGGGCCTACGCCCTCTCCAGGGTGGTGATTGCGCCCAGCCTGACGCTGTTTACGGACCCGGACAGCACCGTGTTTGCCATCACCATGGACGGCTTCCCCATTTATGCTGTCAGCTTCCTTCTGATGGGGATCAGCATCTTTGCCTCCGCGCTGTTCACGGCGCTTTCCAACGGACTGGTGTCCGCCGTGATCTCCTTTGCCAGGACATTTTTGTTCCTGGTGGGGATGCTGATGCTGCTTCCGGAGCTCTGGGGAGAGACCGGCATCTGGCTGGCCGTGCCGGCAGCGGAGGGCCTGGGCGTGCTGGTGTCCGTGGGTTTCCTCCTCTGGGGGAGGCGGGTGTATCAATATGGGGCGTCCCGCTCTGAGAAAACCTGA
- a CDS encoding heavy metal translocating P-type ATPase, translating to MSKKQKKMLTRILAAAVLLVVVKLLPEIRLPIHLPLISSPAAQNGTMFSLAPWLLYLVPYLIIGWDVLARSLRNIANGQVFDENFLMALATVGAFGTGEYAEAVFVMLFYQVGELFQDYAVGKSRQSIAALMDIRPDTANLEGENGEIQEVDPEEVSVGSIVVIKPGQRVPLDGVVVEGTSALDTAALTGESVPRDVVPGDAVISGCVNQTGLLRVKVTRESGESTVSKILDLVENASEKKSTSENFITRFARYYTPCVVIAALALFLIPTLALALTPAASQPAFLLGTTWSNWLHRALIFLVISCPCALVISVPLSFFGGIGGASKCGILVKGGNYLEALAKTETVIFDKTGTLTRGTFTVTAVHPESGFTREQLLEDAALAERYSDHPISLSLQAACTSSLDAGRVSGVEEIAGHGVLAQVDGRRVAVGNRRLMERQGVSAAPCELPGTIVYVAVDGAYAGHIVISDLPKEDAKAAIADLKANGVKKTVMLTGDTEAAAKAVAAELGVDEYHAELLPADKVEWMERLLASSGGKTAFVGDGINDAPVLTRADIGIAMGALGSDAAIEAADIVLMDDKPSKIATAMRISRKTLRIAHQNIWFALIVKFAVMILGAFDLATMWEAVFADVGVAFIAILNATRCLKTEEFRS from the coding sequence ATGAGCAAGAAGCAAAAAAAGATGCTGACCCGGATTCTGGCCGCGGCGGTGCTGCTGGTGGTGGTGAAGCTGCTGCCAGAGATCCGTCTGCCCATCCACCTTCCGCTGATCAGCAGCCCTGCCGCCCAAAACGGCACGATGTTTTCCCTGGCCCCCTGGCTTCTCTATCTCGTGCCCTATCTCATCATCGGATGGGATGTGCTGGCCCGGTCCCTGCGCAACATTGCCAACGGCCAGGTCTTTGACGAGAATTTCCTGATGGCTCTTGCCACAGTGGGGGCCTTCGGCACCGGGGAATACGCGGAGGCGGTCTTCGTGATGCTCTTCTACCAGGTGGGAGAGCTGTTCCAGGACTACGCCGTGGGCAAGTCCCGGCAGTCTATTGCCGCTCTCATGGATATCCGGCCCGACACCGCCAACCTGGAAGGGGAGAACGGCGAGATCCAGGAGGTGGACCCGGAGGAGGTGTCCGTGGGCTCCATTGTGGTGATCAAGCCCGGCCAGCGGGTGCCCCTGGACGGCGTGGTGGTGGAGGGTACCTCCGCCCTGGACACTGCCGCCCTCACCGGCGAATCCGTTCCCCGGGATGTAGTCCCCGGCGACGCGGTCATCAGCGGCTGCGTCAACCAGACGGGCCTTCTCCGGGTGAAAGTCACCCGGGAGAGCGGGGAGTCCACAGTCTCGAAGATTCTGGACCTGGTGGAAAACGCCAGCGAGAAGAAGTCCACCAGCGAGAACTTCATCACCCGCTTTGCCCGGTACTACACCCCTTGCGTGGTGATCGCGGCCCTGGCGCTGTTTCTGATCCCCACCCTGGCCCTGGCGCTGACGCCCGCCGCATCCCAGCCCGCCTTTCTCCTGGGAACCACTTGGTCCAACTGGCTCCACCGGGCCTTGATTTTCCTGGTCATCTCCTGTCCCTGCGCGCTGGTGATCTCTGTTCCGCTGAGCTTTTTCGGCGGCATCGGCGGGGCCAGCAAGTGCGGTATCCTGGTCAAGGGCGGCAACTACCTCGAAGCCCTGGCCAAAACGGAGACCGTGATCTTCGACAAAACCGGCACGCTGACCCGGGGTACCTTTACCGTCACCGCCGTACACCCGGAGAGCGGCTTTACCCGGGAACAGCTTCTGGAGGACGCGGCTCTTGCGGAGCGGTATTCGGACCATCCCATTTCTCTCTCCCTGCAGGCGGCCTGTACCTCTTCGCTGGACGCCGGCCGGGTGAGCGGCGTGGAGGAGATTGCCGGACACGGCGTTCTGGCCCAGGTGGACGGCAGGCGTGTGGCCGTGGGCAACCGCCGCCTCATGGAGCGCCAGGGCGTTTCCGCCGCCCCCTGTGAGCTGCCAGGCACCATCGTCTACGTGGCAGTGGACGGCGCTTACGCCGGTCACATTGTCATCTCCGACCTTCCCAAGGAGGACGCCAAAGCCGCCATCGCGGATTTGAAGGCCAATGGCGTGAAAAAGACTGTGATGCTCACCGGCGACACAGAGGCCGCCGCCAAGGCCGTGGCCGCGGAGCTGGGGGTGGATGAATACCACGCCGAGCTGCTGCCCGCCGACAAGGTGGAGTGGATGGAGCGGCTGCTGGCCTCCTCCGGTGGAAAGACCGCCTTTGTGGGAGACGGCATCAACGACGCGCCGGTGCTGACCCGGGCGGATATCGGCATCGCCATGGGAGCCCTGGGCTCCGACGCCGCGATTGAGGCCGCCGACATCGTTCTCATGGACGACAAGCCCTCAAAAATCGCCACCGCCATGCGGATTTCCCGCAAGACGCTGCGGATCGCCCACCAGAATATCTGGTTTGCCCTGATTGTGAAGTTTGCGGTGATGATCCTGGGCGCCTTTGATCTGGCTACCATGTGGGAGGCTGTCTTTGCCGACGTGGGCGTTGCCTTCATCGCCATTCTCAATGCAACCCGGTGTCTGAAAACTGAGGAGTTCCGCTCCTGA